From one Rattus norvegicus strain BN/NHsdMcwi chromosome 7, GRCr8, whole genome shotgun sequence genomic stretch:
- the Apol11a gene encoding apolipoprotein L3-like isoform X2 gives MAHALDRAAVSKVARRSVEELTDFLTEVLCKRDLKSLITEDGVWKGFVEAAELSSEEEAALYDALKEHLQQHPTDENDGPQREQEKERFLRVFPQLKKKLEDHIKKLRDLADHLDQVHHGCTISNVVSSSVSTVSGILGLVLLPFTGGASLILSATAVGLGVTASVNGLVTNIVEESIKLSDESEASRLVGASMDVLGEILKITPKITIKLYNTGKELVEAFKTLRDQIRAIRRARSISQGAAAARSLTSTGRGSVQSAREMGAAFTGSPLSTTRGARFGAAGVTSFFLAWDVYHLVADSMDLYDGAKTESAGALRELCHKLDDKVKIFEQIYKALQSDLPQ, from the exons atggctcatgctctggACCGAGCAGCAGTCAGCAAAG TGGCACGCCGCAGTGTTGAAGAACTCactgattttctcacagaagtaCTCTGCAAAAGAGACCTGAAGAGCCTGATAACTGAAGATGGAGTCTGGAAGGGATTTGTGGAAGCAGCAGAGTTGTCAAG TGAGGAGGAAGCTGCGCTGTATGATGCTCTGAAAGAGCATTTACAACAGCATCCCACAGATGAAAATGACGGCCCTCAAAGGGAACAGGAGAAAGAGAGGTTTCTACGAGTGTTTCCTCAGCTGAAAAAGAAACTTGAGGACCATATCAAGAAGCTCCGAGACCTGGCTGACCATCTTGACCAGGTTCACCATGGCTGTACCATCTCCAATGTGGTGTCTAGCTCTGTTAGCACTGTCTCTGGAATCCTTGGTTTGGTTCTGTTACCCTTTACAGGAGGGGCCAGTCTGATACTCTCAGCAACCGCCGTGGGGTTGGGAGTGACAGCATCTGTGAATGGTCTTGTGACTAACATTGTAGAAGAATCAATCAAACTGTCAGATGAATCTGAAGCCAGTCGCCTGGTTGGAGCCAGCATGGATGTACTTGGGGAGATTCTAAAGATCACACCTAAGATCACAATCAAGCTTTATAATACAGGCAAGGAGTTAGTCGAGGCCTTCAAAACCCTCAGGGATCAGATCCGAGCCATCAGGAGAGCCAGGTCCATCTCTCAGGGTGCAGCAGCTGCCAGGAGCCTCACCTCCACTGGAAGAGGCTCTGTCCAAAGTGCTAGAGAGATGGGGGCTGCCTTCACGGGCTCTCCTCTCTCAACGACCAGAGGAGCCAGGTTTGGAGCAGCAGGGGTTACAAGCTTTTTCCTTGCATGGGATGTGTATCACCTTGTGGCAGATTCCATGGATCTGTATGATGGGGCAAAAACAGAGTCAGCTGGGGCACTGCGGGAACTGTGTCACAAGCTGGATGACAAGGTGAAAATATTTGAGCAGATATACAAGGCACTGCAGTCAGACCTGCCTCAGTGA